One window from the genome of Phaeodactylum tricornutum CCAP 1055/1 PHATR_bd_42x36 genomic scaffold, whole genome shotgun sequence encodes:
- a CDS encoding predicted protein encodes MPVPLKELRDSDDTSQGTCFCCDICLLEFDAGETVSWSRNPKCKHCFHNDCLVDWIKRKATCPSCREDYMIESAAGHSSNLPNNNNSLRSNEENV; translated from the coding sequence ATGCCAGTCCCATTGAAGGAGCTTCGTGATAGTGACGATACCTCACAAGGCACATGTTTTTGCTGCGATATATGTTTGCTGGAGTTTGACGCAGGTGAAACCGTGTCGTGGTCGCGAAATCCAAAATGCAAACATTGTTTTCACAACGACTGTCTTGTAGATTGGATTAAGCGGAAGGCGACATGCCCATCGTGTCGGGAAGATTACATGATCGAGTCAGCGGCCGGCCACAGCAGTAACCtgcccaacaacaataacagTCTTCGCAGTAATGAGGAGAACGTATAG